CGCGACACTTTCCGCCTTTGGCTCGGCAATTTGGACACTTACGGGACACGGATTTCACTGGCAGGCGATTACTGGGCTGCGGGCGACACAACATCTGCTAACACTGTGCTGAACGGTGTCTCTACCGCCTATACATTGACCGAAGCACAGGCCGCCGACTTTCAAAGGGTGAAATACCTGTTCGGCAATCTGTACGGTAAGAACATCTACAATCTCAGTCAGAATATCATTGACGAGTTAGAAGTGTTCGCCGCAGACTCGGCAGGCTACGCCACCGGGATGTCGCAGACCATACTCCGGCTGTACGGGAGGGACTATCCGCCAATTGCCTACCTGCCCGGTGAGGAACGGGGGCAAAATCAGGGCGGCAAAAAGACAAACAGCGCAGCTCCGCCAAAAGAGAGCCTTCGCGTTTATCCCAACCCAGCGAACGAAGAGGTGATGTTCGACTTGCAAAGTTTCAAAGGTGAAGAAGATGTCCAAATCCTTGTTTCGAACACATCGGGGCAGGTTGTTTGGTCTTATGCTGGAACCACTGATACGGCAAGCCCGGTCAAATGGAGAACTGCTGACCTCAAGTCTGGGATGTTCTTTTTCCGCGTAGCGGTGGGCGACTTTGTCGGCACGGGGAGAATCCTTCTTCATAAATAGTCTTTCAAAACCATTTGGCCTTGCCTTGCTTCACGCGGGGCAGGGCTTCAATTTTTTGTGCCATGAAAAAAATTCTGGTTGCTTTGTTGATATTGTTGCGCTTAACCCTTGCCTTTCCCCAAGCAGGCTTCAACAATAAATATGACCTTGACTTATCAATAAACTTGTTCAGAAATTTGCTTTTAGACGGCGATACGTTGGTCGTATTTGGTGTTGGCATTCAGCTCAACACAAATCAACAGGGGATAGTTTTTGTCAAGATGGATACCTTCGGAAATGTTCACCAATCGAAAATCATTTTAGATGAATCGGGAGATTCTTACACGGCTGGCCTAAATTATAGCATAATAAAATCTTCGGACAGTCTCGGATATATACTCGTCGGTGAGCCCAAGTCTGTTTATTCAGGATTTTTGATGAAATTGAATAAAGAGGGGGATTTGATTCTTTATCAAGAACAAACCGATTCGGCCATATTAGTGGTTTTTCAAAGAAATGTGATCGAAGTCAAAAATGGTTTTTTTCTTAGTGGGCATAAACAAAAAAGCGACTTTTCAATAGACATCTATGTAGCGCGTACCGACAAATCAGGCAACAAACTTTGGGAAAAATCCTACGGCCAGCCCGGCATACAGGATTTTCAAGGCTCCCTCGTCAAAATCAGCGACAACGAATTCGTCATCGGCGGCTCGCACCAGTCGCCGCAGAACACGCCGATACCGCAGCGTTGGGCGCGGGCGTGGCTCTTCGCCATAGACAGCCTCGGCGAGGTGCTGTGGGAGTTCGAGGAGAGCGAGAACCTTGTGGACGCGGGCGTGGTCGGCCTCAACCCCACGCCCGACGGCGGCTGGCTCTATTGCAGCGGCAAGACCGAAATCTTCTCCGCCAACGACTGGGGCAGCCGCTGCCAAATCGTCCGCCGCGACAGCAACTTCAACCTCCTGTGGACGCGAATTTTGAGCGAAACCTCTTACTCCACCAACTCCATGGTGGACATGAAGCCCACCCCCGACGGCGACTGGGTCGCCATAGGCCGCTGGTCAACGCCCATCATCTCGGGTCAGTCCAACTACCTCGGCGGCAGCGTGCATCGGCTGAACGACTCCGGCGACACGCTTTGGAGCAAACTGTTCACCGCTTTCCCGGCCAGTCCCAACGGGTCCGAGAACTATTTGGGCGGCTTGGCGGTGCTGCCCAGCGGCAGCATCGTGGCAGCAGGGTACACCCGGCGTTTTGCGCCGCCGACCACGCAGTATTTTGGTTGGGTCATCAAGGTGACTGCGGACGGGTGCGTGGACACGTTGTGCATCACGAGCAGTGCGCCCGTGCCTGTCGAGGAGGAAGTGGAGGTGGCGGTGTATCCCAACCCGGCGAACGAAGAGGTGATATTCGATGCAAGCGGTCGGCAGGGCGAAGTATCCATTCAGGTGTACGACCATAGCGGTGCCCGGGTTTGGGATTGCAGCAACGCCCGAGGCGTTGTTCGGTGGAGACCAACGGGCATCGCGCAAGGTTTTTACTTTTACCGTATCGCTGACCACAACAACCTGCCAATTCAGGCGGGCACAATCGTTTTGGCGAGATGAGTGTTGTGCATTTCGTATTTCCTTCAAAAAAAGTATACCTTGATTCGCTAGGATTTGTTAGATGAACATGATTGATGTTCTTGATTTTGAACAGATTGTGATTGCAGCCATGCCCAAAACCTAACGGCGCGAAGTATAAAAAACCTAGGCAGGGCAACAGACATTGAATTTTGACAGGATTTACAAGATTTACAGGATTTTTCGCAGCGAAGCCGCCTCATTGAACCTGTAAATCTTGTTAACCCTGTCAAAACATATAAGGCTGTCATCCGAGTACTCTGCGTTTGGAGGCTGACTAAGTTTTTACCCAAAAAATTAAACACCCAACACGACGATTGATTTATGTTTGCCTCATGCGCAAAGATCCTATAGACCGGCTGCTCGAACCAATTGGCCGATTCATCAACAACTCAACCACTGGCGGCATCATGCTTTTCCTTTCGGCAGTCGTCGCCTTGGTGTGGGCCAATTCGCCATGGAAAGAATCGTATCACCACCTTTGGGAGCATAAATTTACCATCGGATACGATGACTACTTTATTTCCAACACATTGCATCACTGGATAAACGACGGCTTGATGGCGATTTTCTTTTTCGTCATAGGCTTGGAGCTGAAGCGGGAAGTGCTGGCCGGGGAGTTGTCGAAACCCAAAGAGGCGCTACTGCCATTGATGGCGGGTCTGGGGGGCATGGTTGCGCCAGCCTTGATTTATCTGGCTTGGAACGGCAACACGGGCGCGAGCAGCGGTTGGGGTATCCCAATGGCGACCGACATCGCATTCGCACTCGGCATTTTGTATCTGCTCGGCGACCGGGTGCCTACCTCTTTGAAGATTTTCCTGACGGCGCTTGCCATCGCCGACGACTTGGGCGCGGTGCTGGTGATTGCCATCTTTTACACTTCCGAGTTTTCAGCGTTGAGCCTTGGCATTGGGGCGGCGTTTATGATGGTACTCATTGCGGCCAATCTGCTGGGTGTCAGGAACACGGTGTTTTATGGAATCGTGGGCATCGGCGGGCTGTGGCTGGCGTTCCTGCTGTCGGGCATTCACGCGACAGTGGCAGGCGTGTTGGCCGCGCTCACCATCCCAGCCAACGTGAAAATAGAAGACCGCAAGTTCGTCCAGAAAATCAACCTGCTTGCGAAAGCATTTGAGGACGCGGAGACCAACAACGTCAGCCTGGTGACGCAGGAGCAACTGCATGTGCTTGACAAAATTCGCTACTACTCGTTAGCCGCGCTCACACCACTCCAACGGCTCGAACACGGCATGCACCCCTTGGTGTCGTTTGTGGTGATGCCCATATTCGCTTTGGCCAACGCGGGCATTACCTTTTCGGGCGATTTTTTCTCCAACATCGGGAGCAACGTCACGCTGGGCGTGATGGTGGGCCTGTTGGTGGGCAAATTCGTCGGCATCGTGGCGATGACCAAGCTCATGGTGTTGCTCAAATGGGCCGGGCTGCCGACTGGCGTGCGTTGGGGGCACATTTACGGCGCCTCGCTTTTGGCGGCGGTGGGCTTCACCATGTCGCTGTTTATCACAGAGCTGGCTTTCAAAGACCCGACCTACATTTTGCAGGCCAAATTCGGCATCCTGCTCGCCTCGCTCATAGGCGGCACCGCTGGCTATTTTCTATTGAGCAGGCTGGGCAAGGAAGAATAGAAAGACTTCCTGATGCTTCTCTCGTGCTGTGTAGATTCTTCCCTGTCGCTCGGCCGGCAAGCAAGACAACTCAAAACGAGAAAGTTGAGTGGCAAGTTTGTTTTTTGAGTGTAACAAGTCTTATACCTCGCGCCGTCAAGTTTAGAGCATGGCCATAAGCACAATTTGCCCAAAATCAAGAACACCAATCATATTTATCCGACAAATCACAGTGAATCAAAGTATATAAACGTTGGGGCGCGGACATTTTCGACTGTCCATTCAAGGACGCGCACAAGTTGGCGTGTTACCTTTGCAACCATTTCGGTCTTAACGGTGTTTCAACACTCGATTTTTCAAACTTGCAATTTTCACTCAATTAATTTTTTTCCAAAATGGCATACGAACTCACGGATTCGAACTTCAAATCGGACGTCATCGAAAGCGGCAAAGTAGCGGTAGTGGACCTTTGGGCAGAATGGTGTCAGCCTTGCTTGGCGATGGGTCCTATCGTGGAGCAATTGGCCGACGAATACAAAGACCGTGCGTTGGTCGGCAAACTCAATGTGGACAATAACCAAGAGGTACCGATGCAATACAACGTGCGTGGCATCCCGACTTTCCTGATTTTCAAAAACGGGGAATTGAAAGACAAACTCGTCGGAACACAGCCCAAAAAAGTGCTTCAAGAAAAAATAGAGGCATTGCTGGCCTGATGTGACGTTGTCCCCAGCTATCAAAACCCGCGTTTGGACCTGTTCCAGACGCGGGTTTTTGTTTATCGGGATACGCCGCCGTAACTTCGTGCCATGCGCATACTGCTCATCGAAGACGAAATCAAGACCATTCAATCGCTCCAGCAGGGTTTGGCCGAACAACAATGGCTCGTGGACACCGCCACCGATGGCGACACGGGGCTGCGCCTCGCCTTGGAAAGCACCTATGATGTCATCGTATGCGACATCATCATGCCCGGTGTCACGGGGCTTGAAATCTGCCGGTACTTGCGCGCGAAAGGCAACAAAACGCCTTTTCTCCTGCTCTCCGCCCTTAGCCACACCGACGACAAAGTGACAGGCCTTGAAGCCGGAGCCGACGACTACCTGAGCAAACCCTTTGAATTTCGTGAATTGCTCGCACGAGTGCGGGCGCTGGCGCGGCGGCCTGCCGCCAATTCCCGCCCTGAAAATGTGTTGCGGTTCGGCGACTTGGAGCAAGACCTCGATGCCAAGACGGTGCGGCGCGGCGAGCGCCCCATCCTGCTCACCCCGCGCGAATTTGACCTCCTCACGTTATTTCTCCGCAACCCCGGGCGCGTGCTGTCCAAAACCGAAATCGCCGAAAAAGTCTGGGATTTGGATTTTGACACTGGCACGAACGTCATCGAGGTGTATGTCAATTACCTCCGCAACAAGGTGGACAAGGGTTTTGAGCAAAAACTCATCCACACGCAGTTTGGTCAGGGCTATGTGTTGAAATGATGCGGTTTGTTGAAAGGCTTGACCAATTCGGAAATGGCCAATTCTCAATGTTCAATGGCTTGGGGCTGCCTAAGTTTTAACGAAATTTTTTAGGTGCTGCCCCTCACGGCGCAAAACAGAGCGCCCCGCCAGTTGATTCGACTGGCGAGGCGCTTCGTTTTTTAGGAGTCATTCAGACCCTGTTTGTTGCCCTTGGGCGAACAAGCCTTCGGACAAGAAATCACTCCAACAAAACCATCTTCTTGCGGGCGCTGTGTTGGGCTGCTTCGAGCTCGTAGTAATATACACCCGGAGCGCCCAGCTCATCACGGCGGAAGCGCAATTCGTGGTATCCCTTGTCAAAATCGGCACTGATTTGCTTGAGCAGCTGACCAGCGGTGTTGAACACCCGCAGCGTGGCGGGGCCTGATTCCGGCAGGCGGAAAGCGATGGTCGTCAGGCTGTTGAAAGGGTTGGGTTGGTTCTGATACAGCGCGAAAGTGGCAGCATCGGCCCCGTTTTGTCCTTGTGTGAAGGCAAAATCGAGGTAGAGCGGCTGGCCGTCGCGGTCATAGCCTTCGGCGCGGGTGATTTGTGAGCTGGGATGCAGCATCTCTTCCAAAGAAGCCCCATTGCGTAAGGCCTTGAAACGCAGCGTGAACAACACGGTGCCGTCAGGCAAGGTCATTGGCACGGCATTCACCCACAGCGAGGTAAGCAGCCCTTCCTTCGCACGCATCGCCCCAAAGTTGGCATCGTTCATGTCGGGCAGCGCGCCCGGCACGATGTCCACCAATTCCAACACTTTGGGGTCGAATTGGAGGGTCATTTGCCAACCGGAACGCTCGTTGAAATCATTCGCCTTGAACGCCACCTCGAAGGTTTCTCCCTGTTGGAAGCTGCGCTCGTCGAGACGGAACAAGAAAGTGCCGCCGGAGCGGTCGTCGGCATCGTCGTCGGTGAAGCTCGGCACGATGTTGCCGTTCACGTCGCCCATGCGTACGGCCACGAAATCGTCGTCGAGGAAACTCATCGTCGCTGGCAGGTGACTGATGGTGCTATCCGGCTCCACGCTGATGGGGTTGGGCGATGGGAAGACGTAGGACTTGGGGATAAACTTCCAGTCGAGCGAGCCGGTGATGTGGTCTTGCAGGCCAAGCGCCACTTGTTGGATGCGGGCATAGTCGAGGATGGACAGGTTCCCGTCGCTGCTCACGTCGGCTGCCACGAACTGGTAGGGGGATGTCAGCAGTTGGACCCCCAAGACGTGGCGTTTGATGAGCAAGATATCGGCTCCCGTGATGGCATCGTTGCCGGGGGTGGATTTGAAGCACTTGACGGTGGTATTCGTGTTGTTGGGTACTAGGAAAAGATAGGTGCCGCCGGGTCCAGTGGTCTGGTCGGCAACGACATCGCCAGTGAGCGACACCAACACGCCCGGCACGGGCTGCGGGTTGTTCCAAGTTTGAATATCGCCACCAATTTCGAGTTCGGGTTCGTCGCAAGTGATTTCCACCGAGCCATTCACTACGGTCACGTTGGCCGTCGCGGTGTCGCCATTGACCAGAATCTCGAATATCTCGTTGGTGACTACGACGGGCGATGAGGAACCGATAGCCGCCGCACCCAGTTGAATATCAACACTAAACAACACGGTGCCGCTGGGCAAAGTCAATGCGGTGTCTGCCCATTCCACCTCCAGCAACCCTGCGTTGAGGGTGGGCGTGAACGCCGCTGCCAGACTAGGATGCACGCTATTGGTAGTGATGCCGAAGAGTGTGCCCACGTTGTTGTCCGTGACGCTTAGTTCAAAATTGAACCCAACCACATCCGAGAAATTTTCGACCGTCACCGGGACGGACAGCGTCTGGCCGATGCAGC
This genomic interval from Saprospiraceae bacterium contains the following:
- a CDS encoding T9SS type A sorting domain-containing protein produces the protein MIEVKNGFFLSGHKQKSDFSIDIYVARTDKSGNKLWEKSYGQPGIQDFQGSLVKISDNEFVIGGSHQSPQNTPIPQRWARAWLFAIDSLGEVLWEFEESENLVDAGVVGLNPTPDGGWLYCSGKTEIFSANDWGSRCQIVRRDSNFNLLWTRILSETSYSTNSMVDMKPTPDGDWVAIGRWSTPIISGQSNYLGGSVHRLNDSGDTLWSKLFTAFPASPNGSENYLGGLAVLPSGSIVAAGYTRRFAPPTTQYFGWVIKVTADGCVDTLCITSSAPVPVEEEVEVAVYPNPANEEVIFDASGRQGEVSIQVYDHSGARVWDCSNARGVVRWRPTGIAQGFYFYRIADHNNLPIQAGTIVLAR
- the nhaA gene encoding Na+/H+ antiporter NhaA: MRKDPIDRLLEPIGRFINNSTTGGIMLFLSAVVALVWANSPWKESYHHLWEHKFTIGYDDYFISNTLHHWINDGLMAIFFFVIGLELKREVLAGELSKPKEALLPLMAGLGGMVAPALIYLAWNGNTGASSGWGIPMATDIAFALGILYLLGDRVPTSLKIFLTALAIADDLGAVLVIAIFYTSEFSALSLGIGAAFMMVLIAANLLGVRNTVFYGIVGIGGLWLAFLLSGIHATVAGVLAALTIPANVKIEDRKFVQKINLLAKAFEDAETNNVSLVTQEQLHVLDKIRYYSLAALTPLQRLEHGMHPLVSFVVMPIFALANAGITFSGDFFSNIGSNVTLGVMVGLLVGKFVGIVAMTKLMVLLKWAGLPTGVRWGHIYGASLLAAVGFTMSLFITELAFKDPTYILQAKFGILLASLIGGTAGYFLLSRLGKEE
- the trxA gene encoding thioredoxin translates to MAYELTDSNFKSDVIESGKVAVVDLWAEWCQPCLAMGPIVEQLADEYKDRALVGKLNVDNNQEVPMQYNVRGIPTFLIFKNGELKDKLVGTQPKKVLQEKIEALLA
- a CDS encoding response regulator transcription factor, with the protein product MRILLIEDEIKTIQSLQQGLAEQQWLVDTATDGDTGLRLALESTYDVIVCDIIMPGVTGLEICRYLRAKGNKTPFLLLSALSHTDDKVTGLEAGADDYLSKPFEFRELLARVRALARRPAANSRPENVLRFGDLEQDLDAKTVRRGERPILLTPREFDLLTLFLRNPGRVLSKTEIAEKVWDLDFDTGTNVIEVYVNYLRNKVDKGFEQKLIHTQFGQGYVLK